In one window of Posidoniimonas corsicana DNA:
- a CDS encoding sigma-70 family RNA polymerase sigma factor, whose protein sequence is MPAAPKKRSSSSVQSPLETYLREINETALLTAAEEKELAVRIGEGDTQARDRMVRANLRLVVNIARGYSGKGLGLQDLIEEGNLGLLRAVEGFDPAMGTRFSTYASYWIKQSIKRALINTGKTIRIPAYMVELLSKWRRATSRLTEELGRSPTPEEVARVLGLPKKKLPIIKKAIKIYNATPQTDQTEAGWTLGDMVMDEDQLSPDEALVENDSLRHVLEMLKTMDEREATVLKLRFGLGGVEPRTLKEIGLQLGLTRERVRQIETEALGKLAASLDDPREAHMLLKR, encoded by the coding sequence ATGCCCGCCGCCCCCAAGAAACGATCCAGCTCGAGTGTGCAGAGCCCGCTGGAGACCTACCTCCGCGAGATCAACGAGACCGCCCTCCTCACCGCCGCCGAGGAGAAGGAGCTGGCGGTCCGCATCGGCGAGGGCGACACCCAGGCCCGCGACCGCATGGTCCGCGCCAACCTGCGGCTGGTGGTCAACATCGCCCGCGGCTACTCCGGCAAGGGCCTGGGCCTGCAGGACCTGATCGAGGAGGGCAACCTCGGGCTGCTCCGTGCCGTGGAGGGCTTCGACCCCGCGATGGGCACGCGGTTCAGCACCTACGCGAGCTACTGGATCAAGCAGTCCATCAAGCGGGCGCTGATCAACACCGGCAAGACCATCCGCATCCCCGCGTACATGGTTGAGCTGCTGTCCAAGTGGCGCCGCGCGACCAGCCGCCTCACCGAGGAGCTGGGCCGCAGCCCCACGCCCGAGGAAGTCGCCCGTGTGCTCGGCCTGCCGAAGAAGAAGCTGCCGATCATCAAGAAGGCGATCAAGATCTACAACGCCACGCCGCAGACCGACCAGACCGAGGCCGGCTGGACGCTGGGCGACATGGTGATGGACGAGGACCAGCTCAGCCCGGACGAGGCGCTGGTCGAGAACGACAGCCTGCGGCACGTGCTGGAGATGCTCAAGACGATGGACGAGCGCGAGGCGACCGTGCTCAAGCTCCGCTTCGGCCTGGGCGGCGTCGAGCCCCGCACGCTCAAGGAGATCGGCCTGCAGCTCGGCCTGACCCGCGAGCGGGTCCGCCAGATCGAGACCGAGGCCCTCGGCAAACTGGCCGCCAGCCTCGACGACCCCCGCGAAGCCCACATGCTGCTGAAGCGGTAG
- a CDS encoding 3-keto-disaccharide hydrolase, whose protein sequence is MLIHRIAAAVVCLLIVSPLAAAESDGFVPLFDGKSIEGWVKQGGDATYKVEDGVIVGTSVLHTPNTFLCTPRKYGDFELTLELKVDNKLNSGVQIRSLCKDEPYEATAKWANGKEWKGRIPAGRVHGYQVEIDPSDRSWSGGIYDEARRGWLYNLEGEDRKEARAAFKRDEWNKYRIRCQGDHIQTWVNGVPVADLRDGATPEGLIALQVHGIGGDKDKEGTQVRWRNLMIKEL, encoded by the coding sequence ATGCTCATCCACCGAATCGCCGCCGCTGTTGTCTGCCTGCTAATTGTCTCGCCGCTCGCGGCCGCCGAATCGGACGGGTTCGTTCCGCTGTTCGACGGCAAGTCAATCGAGGGCTGGGTGAAGCAGGGCGGCGACGCGACCTACAAGGTCGAGGACGGCGTCATCGTGGGAACCAGCGTGCTCCACACGCCCAACACGTTCCTCTGCACCCCACGCAAGTACGGCGACTTCGAGCTCACGCTCGAGCTGAAGGTCGACAACAAGCTCAACTCCGGCGTGCAGATCCGCAGCCTGTGCAAGGACGAGCCGTACGAGGCGACCGCCAAGTGGGCCAACGGCAAGGAGTGGAAGGGCCGGATCCCGGCCGGCCGGGTGCACGGCTACCAGGTGGAGATCGACCCCTCGGACCGCTCCTGGTCCGGCGGCATCTACGACGAGGCCCGCCGCGGCTGGCTGTACAACCTCGAGGGCGAAGACCGCAAGGAGGCCCGCGCCGCCTTCAAACGCGACGAGTGGAACAAGTACCGCATCCGCTGCCAGGGCGACCACATCCAGACCTGGGTGAACGGGGTGCCCGTGGCCGACCTGCGCGACGGCGCCACCCCCGAGGGACTGATCGCCCTGCAGGTGCACGGTATCGGCGGCGACAAGGATAAAGAGGGCACGCAGGTCCGCTGGCGGAACCTGATGATCAAGGAGTTGTAG
- a CDS encoding amidohydrolase family protein encodes MKPLLSIACLSLLLLPLSDLRAAEASVALVGATIHPVTGPPIEDGVLVIHDGRIEAVGDASTRPADAEVVDLAGKHVYPGMIAPYTQLGLVEIDSVRATRDFDEAGAINPNAHAHKSFNPDSELIPVTRSNGVLLALSAPEGGRMPGCSSVMQLAGWTWEDMLVKPDAGLHIRWPRSRRPTGEHNHDEEPDNADDAVGKLGLLFDQAEAYHRQRQPDAADSQPVDLRLEALGPVLAGERPVIITANDLAEIEAAVAFCARRGLRMILHGGYDAPRCADLLIEHDVPVIVGGVLRVPQRRSDPYDHAYSLPARLHEAGVRFCIAGDRQDTASNVRNLPYHAGVAAGFGLPRDAALRSVTIAPAEILGVADKVGSLEPGKHATLFVADGDPLEIATQIERAWVQGEEIDLTDRHKRLYEKFKQRIEE; translated from the coding sequence ATGAAGCCGCTCCTTTCTATCGCCTGCCTGAGCCTCCTGCTGCTGCCGCTTTCGGACCTCCGCGCCGCGGAAGCGTCCGTGGCGTTGGTTGGCGCGACGATCCACCCGGTGACCGGCCCGCCGATTGAGGACGGCGTGCTGGTCATCCACGACGGCCGGATCGAAGCGGTTGGCGACGCGTCTACCCGGCCGGCGGACGCGGAAGTCGTTGACCTGGCGGGCAAGCACGTCTACCCGGGGATGATCGCACCGTACACGCAGCTCGGCCTGGTGGAGATCGACTCCGTGCGGGCCACGCGGGACTTCGACGAGGCGGGCGCCATCAACCCCAACGCGCACGCCCACAAGTCGTTCAATCCGGACAGCGAGCTGATCCCGGTCACCCGTTCCAACGGCGTGTTGCTGGCGCTCTCGGCGCCCGAGGGGGGCCGGATGCCGGGCTGCTCGAGCGTGATGCAGCTGGCCGGTTGGACCTGGGAGGACATGCTCGTGAAACCGGACGCGGGCCTGCACATCCGCTGGCCGCGGTCCCGCCGCCCGACCGGCGAGCACAATCACGACGAGGAGCCCGACAACGCCGACGACGCGGTCGGCAAGCTTGGCCTGCTGTTCGATCAGGCCGAGGCCTACCACCGACAACGCCAGCCGGACGCCGCCGACAGCCAGCCGGTCGACCTGCGGCTCGAGGCGCTGGGCCCGGTGCTCGCCGGTGAGCGCCCGGTGATCATCACCGCCAACGACCTGGCCGAGATCGAGGCCGCCGTGGCGTTTTGTGCACGACGCGGGCTGCGGATGATCCTGCACGGGGGCTACGACGCGCCGCGTTGCGCCGACCTGCTGATCGAGCACGACGTCCCGGTCATCGTGGGCGGCGTGCTCCGCGTCCCCCAGCGCCGCAGCGACCCCTACGACCACGCCTACTCGCTGCCGGCCCGGCTGCACGAGGCGGGCGTGCGGTTCTGCATCGCCGGCGACCGGCAGGACACGGCCTCGAACGTACGCAACCTGCCCTACCACGCCGGCGTGGCCGCCGGGTTTGGCCTGCCGCGCGACGCGGCGCTGCGTTCGGTCACGATCGCGCCGGCCGAGATCCTCGGCGTGGCCGACAAGGTCGGCTCACTCGAGCCGGGCAAGCACGCCACGCTGTTCGTCGCGGACGGCGACCCGCTGGAGATCGCCACCCAGATCGAGCGGGCGTGGGTGCAGGGCGAGGAGATCGACCTGACCGACCGACACAAGCGGCTGTACGAGAAGTTCAAGCAGCGGATCGAAGAGTAG
- a CDS encoding 30S ribosomal protein S1, with protein sequence MVNRNLLREFDVTDDDLEAAMGVGLLEAPDEADWLAGEDVSINQIVEGKIVRVDAEYVIVDVGYKSEGMVPRSEWEEDEENAADPDPQVGDTVRVLVEDVEDVVGRHDERGMIVLSKRKAEKIEKWMSVMESVHEGDVVTGVVERKIKGGLLVNIGVNVFLPASQVDIRRPHDIGEYIDKEIQCIVLKIDEQRRNIVVSRRSLIEQERAKKKAELLKELNVGDRRQGVVKNIADFGAFVDLGGIDGLLHITDMSWGRISHPSEMVKIDDELEVVVLHIDYEKEKIALGLKQKQPSPWDDVSTKYPVGSRVAGTVVNVMSYGAFVKLEDGIEGLVHISEMSWTRRISHPSELVNIDDQVEVVVLGINEEKQEISLGMKQTQDNPWDKVAEKYPPGQLVTGKVRNLTNYGAFIEIEEGIDGLLHVSDMSWTRKVSHPSEVVEKGQEVECQVISVDTDRRRIALGLKQMEDDPWATDIPSRYQPGQLVQGKVTKITNFGVFVGLEDGLEGLLHISELADEKVENPEDVCNVGDEIEVKILRVDTDDRKIGLSRKRVEWAEEDLATDEGGSEDAVAASRPAADLKGGLGDGGPLFKAPGAEQSEEAEGESKED encoded by the coding sequence ATGGTTAACCGCAACCTGCTGCGTGAGTTTGACGTCACCGATGACGACCTAGAAGCCGCGATGGGCGTCGGCCTGCTCGAGGCCCCGGACGAGGCCGACTGGCTGGCCGGCGAGGACGTCTCGATCAACCAGATCGTCGAGGGCAAGATCGTCCGCGTCGACGCCGAGTACGTCATCGTCGACGTCGGTTACAAGAGCGAGGGCATGGTGCCCCGCAGCGAGTGGGAGGAGGACGAGGAGAACGCCGCCGACCCCGACCCGCAGGTCGGCGACACGGTGCGCGTGCTGGTCGAGGACGTCGAGGACGTGGTCGGCCGCCACGACGAGCGTGGCATGATCGTGCTCAGCAAGCGCAAGGCTGAGAAGATCGAGAAGTGGATGTCCGTCATGGAGTCCGTCCACGAGGGCGACGTCGTGACCGGCGTGGTGGAGCGGAAGATCAAGGGCGGCCTGCTGGTCAACATCGGCGTGAACGTGTTCCTGCCCGCCAGCCAGGTCGACATCCGCCGCCCGCACGACATCGGCGAGTACATCGACAAAGAGATCCAGTGCATCGTGCTCAAGATCGACGAGCAGCGGCGCAACATCGTGGTCAGCCGCCGCAGCCTGATCGAGCAGGAGCGGGCGAAGAAGAAGGCCGAGCTGCTCAAGGAGCTGAACGTCGGCGACCGTCGCCAGGGCGTGGTGAAGAACATCGCCGACTTCGGCGCGTTCGTCGACCTGGGCGGCATCGACGGCCTGCTGCACATCACCGACATGAGCTGGGGCCGCATCAGCCACCCGTCGGAGATGGTCAAGATCGACGACGAGCTGGAGGTCGTGGTCCTGCACATCGACTACGAGAAGGAGAAGATCGCGCTGGGCCTGAAGCAGAAGCAGCCCAGCCCGTGGGACGACGTCTCGACCAAGTACCCGGTCGGCTCGCGCGTCGCCGGCACGGTGGTCAACGTCATGAGCTACGGCGCCTTCGTCAAGCTCGAGGACGGCATCGAGGGCCTGGTCCACATCAGCGAGATGTCCTGGACCCGCCGCATCAGCCACCCCTCGGAGCTGGTCAACATCGACGACCAGGTCGAGGTCGTGGTGCTCGGCATCAACGAGGAGAAGCAGGAGATCTCGCTCGGAATGAAGCAGACCCAGGACAACCCCTGGGACAAGGTCGCCGAGAAGTACCCGCCCGGGCAGCTGGTCACCGGCAAGGTCCGCAACCTCACCAACTACGGCGCCTTCATCGAGATTGAGGAGGGCATCGACGGCCTGCTGCACGTGTCGGACATGTCCTGGACCCGCAAGGTCAGCCACCCGAGCGAGGTGGTCGAGAAGGGCCAGGAGGTCGAGTGCCAGGTCATCTCGGTCGACACCGACCGCCGCCGCATCGCGCTGGGCCTCAAGCAGATGGAGGACGACCCGTGGGCGACCGACATCCCCAGCCGCTACCAGCCGGGCCAGCTGGTGCAGGGCAAGGTCACGAAGATCACCAACTTCGGCGTGTTCGTCGGGCTGGAAGACGGCCTGGAAGGCCTGCTGCACATCTCGGAGCTGGCTGACGAGAAGGTCGAGAACCCCGAGGACGTCTGCAACGTCGGCGACGAGATCGAGGTCAAGATCCTCCGCGTCGACACCGACGACCGCAAGATCGGCCTGTCCCGCAAGCGGGTCGAGTGGGCCGAAGAGGACCTCGCCACCGACGAGGGCGGCTCGGAAGACGCGGTCGCCGCGTCCAGGCCCGCGGCCGACCTCAAGGGCGGCCTCGGCGACGGCGGCCCGCTGTTCAAGGCCCCCGGCGCCGAGCAGTCCGAGGAAGCCGAAGGCGAGAGCAAGGAGGACTAG